From the genome of Thiovibrio frasassiensis:
GGACATGGGCCTTGAATAACCCGACCCAACTGAGCACGCCGCCAATAAGCAGGTAGGGCCAATAAGAGGCGGCCTTGCGCTGCCGCAACAGAAAGGCGATGCCCATACCGGCAAGAGTAAGGCCCAGCCATTGCGGGGCAATGGGATGCAGCGGGTCCGGGTAAAAGACCGCGATGATCGCCAAGCCGATGGCGTCATCGGCGATGGCCAGCAGCAACAGAAAAGCGATGGCGGGATGCCTTTTGCCGAAGACCAAGCTGGCTGCCAACCAAGCCAGGGCAATGTCGGTGGCGGTGGGAATGCCCCAGCCCCCATGCAGTGCGGGGGAGCCGATGACCGCGTTGAGCCCTAAGTAGACAAGCACCGGCCCGACCACCCCGCCCATGGTTGCCAAGAGCGGATTCACCGCCTTGCGCAAGGGATAGAGATCCCCGCCGGGAACGCAACTCTGGGTGATCTCCACGGCGGCCATGCCGAAAAACAACACCATGAACAATTCATTGGTGATGAAATGGAAGCTGAGCGGCCCGAACAGCGGCGCATGGTTGAAACTGTGATAGCCTTCGGCATCCAGGTTCACCCAAATCAGGGCGGCCACAACCCCGGAAAGCAGGGGGACCGAAAATTCCCGAAGCAAGTTAAAATGTCTTTTCACGATTGATCCTTATTCCTTCTTCGTTGGCGGGGTCAGGAAAGGCGTCTCCCTTGAGTCGCAACAGAAATAACCAGTGCCAATCATACCGGAAAATCATCACCGGTCAAGGGGAAACGGTCCTCCTCGTTCCCCTGCCATGCTCCAGCAAACAGACCTGCACGCCTTGGCCTGCAAGGGCAATAACGGCTGCCTCAGCCCAAAACTTTACGAATAACACCATTCCCTGTTTCTGCGCCCCTATCCTCTGGACCATAAAACAAAAAAAGCCATCCCGCCGCAAGGCGGGATGGCTTTTTTCAGAACCTATTTTCTAAAAATCAATGCCCGACGGAAAGCAGCCCGCTGGCCGCCAGAGTCAGAATTACCGCCTCGGCTATGGCCATGAATGCCATGGCCTTGTCGCCCCTGGCGAAAAGCCCCGGAGTGATGACCATGTAGCAAAGAATGGTGACCCCGGCAAGGATGGCCACCGGGAGAAAGTTCAAAAAATCGCCATAGCCGAGGAGTTTCATCCAGGACCAGCCGGTGGGCAGGGTTTCCCAGTGGAGAAAATTGGTGTTGATGGCCACCAGATAGTCGTGCACCGGCATGCTCCAGTAGGTGGAGATCTCGCTCCGGGGCACGATCGGCGGCAGAACGCGCAGCACATAGAGGGCAAAGGTGATGACCATGAGGGCCAGTCCTGCGTACATGCCTTTTTCAAGAATAGCGGCGTACTGGAGCTGTTCCTCGGTTGCTTGGGTATTTTTATTTGACATGGTAGAATCCTCCAGGAAATAGTCTAAAATAGGTTATAGCCCATGGTGCTCAGTCCCTTCTGTACCGCTTTCAGGCCGGCAAAGAGGAGAATGACGATAACCATCCAACGAATAAAGGTTGGCTTGGCAACCTTCAATAAGCGCACCCCGACGAACGAACCCAGCATGATGCCGATGAGCGAAGGCACAACGATCATGGGGATCAAGCACCCCTTGTTCAGGTAAATCCAGGCGGCGGAGGTATCGGTAATGGAGAGCAGGAACTTGGAGGTGGCGACGCTGATCTTGAGCGGGGCGCCCATCATGAGGTTCAATACCGGCACGTTGGCCC
Proteins encoded in this window:
- a CDS encoding Na+/H+ antiporter NhaA, encoding MKRHFNLLREFSVPLLSGVVAALIWVNLDAEGYHSFNHAPLFGPLSFHFITNELFMVLFFGMAAVEITQSCVPGGDLYPLRKAVNPLLATMGGVVGPVLVYLGLNAVIGSPALHGGWGIPTATDIALAWLAASLVFGKRHPAIAFLLLLAIADDAIGLAIIAVFYPDPLHPIAPQWLGLTLAGMGIAFLLRQRKAASYWPYLLIGGVLSWVGLFKAHVHPALALAFIVPFLPHPPREHKHLFEEDPRDLSPLASFEHEWKVVVDFGLFMFGLANAGVEFSGIGVATWLVFASLLIGKTGGIFSMGMLGKWLGYPLPSQVGKKELLLVGLIGGLGLTVALFVAGEAFTDLRIQGAAKMGALFSGGCGIIAFIVGRLMQVRRKP